Proteins from one Corynebacterium testudinoris genomic window:
- a CDS encoding Ppx/GppA phosphatase family protein has translation MRLGVLDVGSNTVHLVAVDARNGGHPTPMSDWKTTLRLVELIDSDGAIDDKGLRKLTKAVGEAADLASTLGCKEIMPFATSAVRSASNSDEVLDHVEKETGVRLEVLSGEDEARLTFLAVRRWYGWSAGRITNLDIGGGSLELSTGSDETPDVAISLDLGAGRLTHQWFDTDPPERKRINLLRDYIDAELVDPARQIRVYGTAGVAVGTSKTFRTLARLTGAAPSAEGPYVKRTLTAPGLRQLIAFISRMTAADRAELEGISSDRSHQIVAGALVAEASMRALGLEKIEICPWALREGVILRRIDKGLTQEDLGSSADQDRM, from the coding sequence GTGCGACTAGGTGTATTGGATGTGGGCAGCAACACTGTCCACCTCGTGGCAGTGGATGCCCGCAATGGCGGTCACCCTACCCCCATGAGTGACTGGAAGACGACGCTACGGCTCGTGGAGCTCATCGACAGCGATGGGGCCATCGATGACAAAGGCCTACGCAAACTGACCAAAGCGGTCGGTGAGGCGGCGGATCTGGCGAGCACCCTCGGGTGCAAAGAGATCATGCCTTTTGCGACGTCGGCGGTGCGTTCCGCGTCCAACTCCGACGAGGTGCTCGACCACGTGGAGAAGGAAACCGGCGTCCGGCTGGAGGTTTTATCCGGCGAGGACGAGGCGCGTTTAACCTTCCTGGCGGTGCGCCGCTGGTACGGGTGGTCGGCCGGTCGCATCACCAACCTCGACATCGGCGGCGGTTCTCTCGAGCTGTCCACCGGCTCTGATGAGACCCCTGATGTGGCCATTTCCCTGGACTTGGGTGCGGGGCGATTGACTCACCAGTGGTTTGATACGGATCCGCCGGAGCGCAAGAGGATCAACCTCCTGCGCGATTACATTGATGCCGAGCTGGTTGATCCCGCCCGGCAGATTCGCGTCTACGGCACTGCCGGCGTCGCGGTGGGTACTTCCAAGACCTTCCGCACGTTGGCCCGCCTCACGGGTGCGGCCCCCAGTGCGGAGGGACCTTACGTCAAGCGCACTCTCACGGCACCTGGTTTACGCCAGCTCATCGCCTTCATTTCCCGCATGACCGCCGCTGATCGCGCCGAGTTGGAAGGCATCAGCTCGGACCGATCGCACCAGATTGTCGCGGGTGCGCTGGTCGCGGAGGCCAGCATGCGTGCCCTCGGGCTGGAGAAGATTGAGATCT